In one window of Streptomyces sp. NBC_01224 DNA:
- a CDS encoding alpha-L-fucosidase: MAFGPQSRTRPPHTPSVWARWRLFCVAVALAVTTGLIGAPAATAEVEHPRQQWMRDSTAGLFLHWGMFTAPRHVDCKAWERDVTDGGWTPGYWVDEARKLGASYIVLATFHSRLGYARPWPSKIPGSCSTERDFLGELVRAGKAKGIRIMLYMTDDPQWHNEVPGVQTLDSDAYSAYKGEKVDLTTRDGFGRFSYDQFFEVMDNYPDLAGFWIDNDNEYWEKHQLYEQIRAKRPSWLLTNNNEDTPIMDTVSNEQKTGMTPPYDYPSAAFTPMPRISEGDYKLPTSGNWWYDGQDHPVDFRLSTGRYITNAGSSMKSLMAETAMVNGTFPPNQQKYNDFMARWTTPIRSSLLGTEGGGYMYGGMQPGFWNDGAHGVITVGPGAETQYVHVVTRPRTDMVRLRDNGYRAMEVTDVRTGRAMDFSQSGGYLTILGVHDWDPYDTVFKVDTSGRQESYYPQKSLRATASSSLAGHPAGDLVDGDFQNYWDSDARLPVSVTIDLGGRRKATSLAVNQREWSPTHARSTFGRPEDSARIKDFRVFASDDGEHWRTVRSGALPSARGVQFIDIGDQKARYLKLDVLNTWAGPQAPDFLGRLRIDEIKVAYGSPVSGSARMPLEAESRRNDRHGGVRASACGACSGTSRLVGFGGGARNSVTFPGVTVAESGDYRLQLDHTAGSAASLSVRINGGAAIGVPVAAGHPDVPGSTALSVRLRAGANTVEVFSTAPKGPGFDRIAVGPLPPASYVPKTTMTVEPHGLQWVGPGQRSVEVTAKLRLDADDALDGVELAPKVPTGWSVEGGPAAATSMRLGQTLEASWTLTSPPGADVISTTVPVTARFLTLGTPHEVSQSVGVRPRPADRVFMREAEDSRNALGSAGLTGCSPCSGGEKVRNIGGSTTADVTFEDVTVDSAGPYTLFLDYTVNGDRSFLVSVNGGAPVEAAVSGIGNSTPETTSVPVTLDAGGNTVRIYNDKASAPDLDRVSLGRP; this comes from the coding sequence ATGGCATTCGGACCGCAGAGCCGCACCCGGCCTCCACACACACCATCCGTCTGGGCGAGATGGCGACTCTTCTGCGTCGCCGTGGCCCTCGCGGTGACGACGGGCCTCATCGGCGCACCCGCTGCCACCGCCGAGGTCGAACATCCGCGGCAGCAGTGGATGCGGGACTCCACGGCCGGCCTGTTCCTGCACTGGGGCATGTTCACCGCGCCCCGCCACGTCGACTGCAAGGCGTGGGAGCGCGACGTCACCGACGGCGGCTGGACGCCCGGCTACTGGGTCGACGAGGCACGCAAGCTCGGCGCCTCGTACATCGTCCTGGCGACCTTCCACAGCAGGCTCGGTTACGCACGCCCCTGGCCCTCGAAGATCCCGGGAAGCTGCTCCACGGAGCGGGACTTCCTCGGCGAGCTGGTGAGGGCGGGCAAGGCGAAGGGCATCAGGATCATGCTGTACATGACCGACGACCCGCAGTGGCACAACGAGGTGCCGGGTGTGCAGACGCTCGACTCGGACGCCTACTCCGCGTACAAGGGCGAGAAGGTCGATCTGACGACGCGGGACGGTTTCGGCCGGTTCAGCTACGACCAGTTCTTCGAGGTGATGGACAACTACCCGGACCTGGCCGGGTTCTGGATCGACAACGACAACGAGTACTGGGAGAAGCACCAGCTCTACGAGCAGATTCGGGCGAAGCGGCCGTCCTGGTTGTTGACCAACAACAACGAGGACACGCCGATCATGGACACGGTCAGCAATGAGCAGAAGACCGGGATGACGCCGCCGTACGACTATCCGTCGGCCGCGTTCACACCGATGCCGCGCATCTCCGAGGGCGACTACAAGCTGCCGACCAGCGGCAACTGGTGGTATGACGGCCAGGACCACCCGGTGGACTTCCGGCTCAGCACCGGCCGCTACATCACCAACGCCGGATCGTCCATGAAGTCGCTGATGGCCGAGACGGCGATGGTGAACGGCACCTTCCCGCCGAACCAGCAGAAGTACAACGACTTCATGGCCCGATGGACCACGCCGATCCGGTCGTCGCTGCTGGGCACCGAGGGCGGCGGTTATATGTACGGCGGCATGCAGCCCGGCTTCTGGAACGACGGCGCGCATGGCGTCATCACCGTCGGTCCCGGTGCCGAAACGCAGTACGTGCACGTGGTGACCCGGCCCAGGACCGACATGGTCCGGCTGCGCGACAACGGCTACCGGGCCATGGAGGTGACCGATGTACGGACCGGCAGGGCCATGGACTTCAGCCAGTCCGGCGGCTACCTGACGATCCTCGGCGTCCACGACTGGGACCCGTACGACACGGTGTTCAAGGTCGACACGTCCGGTCGGCAGGAGTCCTACTATCCGCAGAAGTCCCTGCGGGCCACCGCCTCGTCCTCGCTCGCCGGACACCCTGCCGGAGACCTCGTCGACGGGGACTTCCAGAACTACTGGGACAGTGACGCACGGCTTCCCGTGTCCGTGACGATCGATCTCGGGGGCCGCCGGAAGGCGACGTCTCTTGCGGTGAATCAGCGTGAGTGGTCACCGACCCACGCACGCTCGACGTTCGGCAGGCCGGAGGACTCCGCGCGTATCAAGGACTTCAGGGTCTTTGCGAGCGACGACGGCGAGCACTGGAGGACCGTCCGTTCCGGCGCTCTGCCGAGCGCCCGTGGCGTGCAGTTCATCGACATCGGAGACCAGAAGGCCCGCTATCTCAAGCTGGATGTGCTGAACACCTGGGCCGGTCCGCAGGCCCCGGACTTCCTCGGCAGGCTCAGGATCGACGAGATCAAGGTGGCATACGGATCACCTGTGTCGGGCTCGGCCCGGATGCCGCTGGAGGCCGAGTCACGGCGTAACGACCGGCACGGTGGCGTACGGGCGTCCGCGTGCGGGGCCTGCTCGGGCACGTCCCGGCTCGTCGGGTTCGGCGGCGGAGCCCGTAACTCCGTCACGTTCCCCGGTGTCACGGTCGCCGAATCCGGTGACTACCGGCTCCAGCTCGACCACACGGCAGGGTCGGCAGCCTCCCTTTCGGTACGGATCAACGGTGGGGCGGCGATCGGGGTACCGGTGGCCGCGGGCCATCCGGATGTACCGGGATCCACGGCGCTCTCCGTACGCCTGCGCGCCGGAGCCAACACGGTCGAGGTGTTCAGCACGGCCCCCAAGGGGCCCGGCTTCGACCGGATCGCGGTCGGACCGCTGCCGCCGGCGTCGTACGTGCCCAAGACGACGATGACGGTCGAGCCGCACGGGCTGCAATGGGTCGGCCCCGGGCAGCGGTCCGTCGAGGTGACGGCGAAGCTGAGGCTCGACGCCGACGATGCGCTCGACGGTGTAGAGCTCGCCCCGAAGGTGCCCACGGGCTGGTCCGTCGAGGGCGGCCCGGCAGCAGCGACGTCGATGCGGCTGGGTCAGACGCTGGAGGCGAGCTGGACACTCACCTCGCCGCCCGGAGCGGATGTCATTTCGACCACCGTGCCGGTCACCGCGCGCTTCCTGACGCTCGGCACCCCGCACGAGGTGTCACAGAGCGTCGGCGTCCGGCCGCGCCCGGCGGACCGGGTGTTCATGCGCGAGGCCGAGGACTCCAGGAACGCGCTCGGCAGTGCGGGACTCACCGGCTGTTCGCCCTGCTCCGGAGGTGAGAAGGTGCGCAACATCGGCGGAAGCACCACCGCCGACGTCACGTTCGAGGATGTCACCGTGGACAGCGCGGGACCGTACACACTCTTCCTCGACTACACGGTGAACGGGGACCGTTCGTTCCTCGTGAGTGTCAATGGCGGTGCGCCGGTCGAAGCGGCGGTGAGCGGAATCGGGAACAGCACTCCCGAGACGACGTCCGTTCCGGTGACACTCGATGCGGGCGGCAACACTGTCAGGATCTACAACGATAAGGCGTCCGCACCCGACCTCGACCGGGTGTCGCTGGGACGGCCGTAG
- a CDS encoding substrate-binding domain-containing protein — MREPVELRRQRILSVVESRGAVKVSVLAAELDVSVVTIRRDVEELTRAGRLRRGHGVARPVREAQPPTAVPAPRSEEPGGDGGAVALVVPERHSYLYETLHGARTVLEESGMRIALHIAPQSAGAERPQVERALADGARGLLIAPRWRNARSEELDYGWLADLRVPTVLMERRPRPGSALHALDSVCSDHWYGTYLAVEHLVSLGHRRIVLAARDDSPTARSIRAAFTEIAAARPEVEDWSVVLSSPKAVPGPGPDSPAVGAAAVEAAPPATEDRTALDLAALLRERGVTAAVLHGDVDALMLVQRLAESGVEVPRDCSVVAYDDVVAALGSTPLTAVAPPKAEIGRVAAELLLQRLSGAAGASGPVRRTELLPTLKVRGSAQTLTAPTE; from the coding sequence ATGCGGGAGCCGGTTGAACTCAGGCGGCAGCGAATCCTGTCGGTGGTGGAGTCGCGCGGCGCGGTCAAGGTCAGCGTGCTCGCGGCCGAGCTGGACGTCTCGGTGGTCACGATCCGGCGGGACGTCGAGGAGCTGACCCGGGCCGGGCGGCTTCGGCGCGGGCACGGGGTGGCCCGGCCGGTACGGGAGGCGCAGCCGCCCACCGCGGTCCCGGCGCCGAGGAGCGAGGAGCCCGGCGGGGACGGCGGGGCGGTCGCGCTGGTCGTCCCGGAGCGGCATTCGTACCTGTACGAGACCCTGCACGGCGCCCGGACCGTCCTGGAGGAGTCCGGGATGCGGATCGCCCTGCACATCGCACCTCAGTCGGCCGGCGCCGAACGTCCGCAGGTGGAGCGGGCGCTGGCGGACGGGGCGCGCGGGTTGCTGATCGCGCCGCGCTGGCGCAATGCGCGTTCGGAGGAGCTGGACTACGGCTGGCTCGCGGACCTGAGGGTGCCGACCGTGCTGATGGAACGGCGGCCCCGGCCGGGCAGCGCGCTGCACGCCCTGGATTCCGTCTGTTCCGATCACTGGTACGGGACGTATCTCGCCGTGGAGCACCTGGTCTCGCTCGGGCATCGCCGTATCGTGCTGGCGGCCCGCGACGACAGTCCGACGGCGCGCAGTATCCGAGCCGCGTTCACCGAGATCGCCGCGGCCCGCCCGGAGGTGGAGGACTGGTCGGTGGTGCTGAGTTCCCCGAAGGCGGTGCCCGGCCCCGGCCCCGACTCTCCTGCGGTGGGAGCCGCCGCCGTGGAAGCCGCCCCGCCAGCGACCGAGGACCGCACCGCTCTCGACCTGGCCGCGCTGCTGCGGGAGCGGGGCGTCACAGCGGCGGTGCTGCACGGCGATGTGGACGCGCTGATGCTGGTTCAGCGACTGGCGGAGAGCGGTGTGGAGGTGCCGCGGGACTGCTCGGTGGTGGCGTACGACGATGTGGTCGCGGCCCTGGGCAGCACCCCCCTCACAGCGGTGGCGCCGCCGAAGGCGGAGATCGGGCGGGTCGCCGCCGAACTGCTGCTCCAACGGCTGTCCGGGGCCGCCGGCGCGAGCGGCCCGGTACGCCGGACGGAGCTGCTGCCCACGCTCAAGGTGCGTGGATCCGCGCAGACCCTCACCGCCCCCACCGAGTGA
- a CDS encoding hydroxyacid dehydrogenase yields the protein MLSTAHTSPDARNRPRAAVAMKPDAAAALLDARSLAALGEVCDLAPLPVLDDFSTDRARAVLADVEVLVTGWGCPPLDGAALDAAPHLRAVVHTAGTIRGHITEACWERGIEVSSAAAANALPVAEYTVAMILLSGKRVLERARDYRTERRRDNSLATSTEVGNYGRTVGILSASLIGRRVIELLRPYDLPVLLHDPYVSEAEAAALGVRPVGLGELFARSDVVSVHTPLLPATRGLVSRELLTSMRPDSVLINTSRGAVVDQDALVDVLRQDRIRAILDVTEPDTLPATHPLWECDNVTITPHLAGSQGNEWGRLVDLAVGEAGRWAAGDGFAHPVRRERLAFLA from the coding sequence ATGCTCAGCACCGCCCACACCTCCCCCGACGCTCGGAACCGGCCACGCGCCGCCGTCGCCATGAAGCCGGACGCCGCGGCCGCCCTCCTCGACGCACGGTCCCTGGCCGCGCTCGGCGAGGTGTGCGACCTCGCTCCCCTGCCCGTTCTCGACGACTTCAGCACCGACCGGGCCCGCGCCGTACTGGCCGACGTGGAGGTCCTGGTAACCGGCTGGGGCTGTCCGCCGCTCGACGGGGCGGCCCTGGACGCGGCGCCGCATCTGCGCGCCGTCGTCCACACCGCGGGCACCATCCGCGGACACATCACCGAAGCCTGCTGGGAACGTGGCATCGAGGTGTCGTCGGCGGCCGCCGCCAACGCCCTGCCGGTGGCGGAGTACACCGTCGCGATGATCCTGCTCTCCGGCAAACGGGTCCTGGAACGGGCCCGCGACTACCGGACGGAACGCCGCCGCGACAACTCGCTCGCCACCTCGACGGAGGTCGGGAACTACGGCCGCACCGTCGGCATTCTGTCCGCCTCACTGATCGGCCGACGCGTCATCGAACTGCTGCGGCCGTACGACCTGCCGGTGCTGCTCCACGATCCGTACGTCTCCGAGGCGGAGGCCGCCGCTCTCGGCGTCCGGCCCGTCGGCCTCGGTGAACTGTTCGCCCGCAGCGACGTGGTGAGCGTCCACACCCCGCTGCTGCCGGCCACCCGCGGGCTCGTCAGCCGTGAACTGCTCACCTCGATGCGCCCCGACAGCGTGCTCATCAACACCTCGCGGGGCGCCGTCGTCGACCAGGACGCGCTCGTCGACGTCCTGCGGCAGGACCGGATCCGGGCGATCCTCGACGTCACGGAGCCCGACACCCTGCCCGCCACACACCCCCTCTGGGAGTGCGACAACGTGACCATCACCCCACACCTCGCAGGCTCGCAGGGCAACGAGTGGGGGCGACTGGTCGATCTGGCGGTCGGCGAGGCCGGCCGCTGGGCCGCGGGCGACGGATTCGCCCATCCCGTACGACGCGAAAGGCTGGCATTCCTCGCATGA
- a CDS encoding DUF2264 domain-containing protein: protein MTAPHLGSPLELPADDRALSPHTGYTRAHWEAAADGLLKAAWQWATPGGALLDLPGRPSASGVRSDGLEGYARTFLAAAFRVAGADGKDPHGWLDRYADGLTAGTRTPGRDDAESWPLIRDHTVFGQPMVESASVAIGLRLTRPWLWDRLESGVQDRAEEWLRGALRHTPAPNNWYLFPYSVAAFLDSVGRGDAETARAKERALDLLEGWYRGQGWYSDGDGRAFDHYNGWALHLYPVLDAHLSGDAELSAHYGDRLREHLEGFSLLFGGDGAPIHFGRSLTYRFAAASSVALGAVTGHTPLTPGASRRVINGSLRYFLDRGATGTDGLLSLGWHGPHEATLQNYSAPASPYWASKAFVSLLAPDGHPLWTATEEPAPSEGPDRVLALPSPGLLVQSTRADGIVRLHNHGSDHVRPHEGESGVQDDPLYSRQSYSTVTGPTSMANVADNHLAVVVAGVRSGRRAIRPLGAGGGDGWGWAASWHRPVFTSGAPMVPGMRVESVTVVRGRYELRVHRVLGAPAGARVEQTGWATGRDDAVTSALHGLHGWETRDGIRAPQGTAYTRWAVVPRLSAAAEGTAVLVSLASLTAEPDAASLDAVVSGVNVDRDTVEVCWAQDAATTRIGFGPVTVTHG, encoded by the coding sequence ATGACCGCACCCCATCTGGGATCTCCCCTCGAACTCCCCGCCGATGACCGGGCGTTGAGCCCGCACACCGGCTACACCCGTGCGCACTGGGAGGCAGCGGCGGACGGACTGCTCAAGGCCGCCTGGCAGTGGGCCACTCCGGGCGGCGCGCTGCTGGACCTGCCGGGCCGGCCGTCCGCGTCCGGGGTGCGCTCCGACGGTCTGGAGGGATACGCGCGTACGTTCCTCGCCGCCGCCTTCCGGGTCGCGGGCGCGGACGGCAAGGACCCGCACGGCTGGCTCGACCGGTACGCCGACGGGCTCACCGCGGGTACCCGTACCCCCGGACGGGACGATGCCGAGTCCTGGCCGCTGATCCGCGACCACACCGTCTTCGGCCAGCCGATGGTCGAGTCCGCGTCGGTCGCCATCGGTCTGCGGCTGACCCGGCCGTGGCTCTGGGACAGGCTGGAGTCCGGGGTGCAGGACCGGGCCGAGGAGTGGCTGCGCGGCGCGCTGCGGCACACCCCCGCTCCCAACAACTGGTATCTGTTCCCCTACTCCGTGGCGGCGTTCCTCGACTCCGTGGGCCGTGGCGACGCGGAGACGGCCCGCGCGAAGGAGCGTGCTCTCGACCTGCTGGAGGGCTGGTACCGAGGGCAGGGCTGGTACTCGGACGGCGACGGCCGCGCGTTCGACCACTACAACGGCTGGGCGCTGCACCTCTACCCCGTGCTGGACGCGCATCTGTCGGGTGACGCCGAGCTGTCCGCGCACTACGGCGACCGGCTGCGCGAACATCTGGAGGGCTTCTCACTGCTGTTCGGCGGCGACGGTGCGCCGATCCACTTCGGCCGCTCGCTGACGTACCGTTTCGCGGCGGCTTCGTCGGTCGCGCTCGGCGCCGTCACCGGGCACACCCCGCTCACGCCCGGCGCCTCGCGTCGGGTGATCAACGGGTCTCTGCGCTACTTCCTGGACAGGGGTGCGACCGGTACGGACGGACTGCTGAGTCTGGGCTGGCACGGCCCCCACGAGGCGACGCTGCAGAACTACTCGGCCCCCGCCTCGCCGTACTGGGCGTCCAAGGCCTTCGTCTCGCTGCTCGCCCCGGACGGTCATCCGCTGTGGACCGCGACCGAGGAGCCCGCGCCGAGCGAGGGCCCCGACCGGGTGCTCGCCCTGCCGTCGCCCGGACTGCTCGTCCAGTCCACCCGGGCGGACGGAATCGTACGGCTGCACAACCACGGCAGTGACCATGTGCGCCCGCACGAGGGCGAGTCGGGTGTGCAGGACGATCCGTTGTACAGCCGTCAGTCGTACTCCACGGTGACCGGCCCCACGTCGATGGCGAACGTGGCGGACAACCATCTGGCCGTGGTCGTCGCCGGGGTGCGCAGCGGTCGCCGCGCCATCCGTCCGCTGGGCGCCGGTGGGGGCGACGGCTGGGGCTGGGCCGCCTCCTGGCACCGCCCGGTGTTCACGTCCGGTGCACCGATGGTGCCGGGTATGCGGGTGGAGAGCGTCACCGTGGTCCGCGGCCGGTACGAGCTGCGGGTGCACCGCGTGCTCGGCGCACCGGCAGGGGCCCGGGTGGAGCAGACGGGCTGGGCGACCGGCCGCGACGACGCGGTGACCTCCGCGTTGCACGGTCTGCACGGCTGGGAGACACGGGACGGGATACGGGCCCCGCAGGGCACGGCGTACACGCGCTGGGCGGTGGTGCCCCGGCTGTCCGCAGCTGCTGAGGGCACGGCGGTGCTGGTGTCGCTCGCCTCGCTGACCGCGGAGCCCGACGCGGCGTCGCTCGATGCGGTGGTGAGCGGGGTGAATGTGGACCGGGACACGGTGGAGGTCTGCTGGGCGCAGGATGCGGCGACGACACGTATCGGCTTCGGTCCAGTGACGGTCACGCACGGGTGA
- a CDS encoding LutC/YkgG family protein: MTTARETVLGRIRDALALAPTPDTTVRRAYRTGRGLPDDERLALFTDRLVDYKAHVHTCTADRTAPVVAEVLRERGAQRIGVPAGLDAAWLDAYDGEVQQDSADIPAPRLDALDGVVTASAVSCAETGTIFLDGSPDQGRRALSLVPDLHVCVVDLSTVEAGVPEAVARLVPERPTTLISGPSATSDIELERVEGVHGPRTLAVVIRTDV, encoded by the coding sequence GTGACGACCGCTCGCGAAACGGTGCTGGGCAGGATCAGGGACGCCCTGGCCCTCGCCCCGACCCCGGACACCACTGTCCGCCGCGCCTACCGCACCGGCCGCGGCCTCCCCGACGACGAGCGCCTGGCCCTCTTCACCGACCGGCTCGTCGACTACAAGGCGCACGTGCACACTTGTACCGCAGACCGCACGGCGCCGGTCGTCGCCGAGGTGCTGCGGGAGCGCGGTGCCCAGCGGATCGGTGTGCCGGCCGGACTCGACGCGGCGTGGCTCGACGCGTACGACGGTGAGGTCCAGCAGGACTCCGCCGATATTCCGGCTCCCCGGCTCGACGCCTTGGACGGGGTCGTCACCGCCTCGGCGGTCAGCTGCGCGGAGACCGGCACGATCTTTCTGGACGGCTCACCCGACCAGGGGCGGCGGGCGCTGTCCCTCGTTCCCGATCTGCATGTGTGTGTCGTCGATCTGTCGACGGTCGAGGCCGGGGTGCCTGAGGCGGTGGCCCGGCTGGTGCCGGAGAGGCCGACGACGCTGATCAGCGGTCCTTCGGCCACATCCGACATCGAACTGGAGCGGGTGGAGGGTGTGCACGGTCCGCGCACACTGGCCGTGGTGATCAGGACAGACGTGTAG
- a CDS encoding lactate utilization protein B, which produces MSSTFLGMPATPPRSPYGTGNLRGDRTFPEAAHDELRNEQLRRNLGRATHTIRAKRLNVTGELSDWEQLRDAGSAIKTDTMNRLPELLEQLERKVTERGGTVHWARDGVEANEIVTRLVKATGSGDVIKVKSMATQEIGLNEHLESVGITPYETDLAELIVQLAHDKPSHILVPAIHRNRDEIRQIFLKEIPGVDPGLDNVPAHLAAAARAYLREKFMTTKVAVSGANFGIAETGTLCVVESEGNGRMCLTLPDTLITVMGIEKVLPRYQDLEVFLQLLPRSSTGERMNPYTSMWTGVTPGDGPQDFHLVLLDNGRTAALADRIGREALNCIRCSACLNVCPVYERAGGHAYGSTYPGPIGAVLTPQLAGMHAAKDDPNSSLPYASSLCGACFDACPVKIDIPSLLVELRHQHTEQSGTTAEKLAMKAAAGVMKRPRLFTAAQKGAAIGRVIAGRDGKISHLPPPFKGWSDSRDTAAPPKQSFRSWLTSAEGAATMRAAADEYEKNQKKEEK; this is translated from the coding sequence ATGAGCAGCACCTTCCTCGGCATGCCCGCAACCCCGCCTCGTTCGCCGTACGGCACGGGGAATCTGCGCGGCGACCGGACGTTCCCCGAGGCGGCCCACGACGAACTGCGCAACGAACAACTGCGCCGCAATCTCGGCAGGGCAACCCACACGATCCGCGCCAAACGCCTGAATGTCACCGGTGAACTGTCCGACTGGGAGCAGTTGCGCGACGCCGGTTCGGCCATCAAGACCGACACCATGAACCGGCTCCCCGAACTCCTGGAGCAACTGGAGCGGAAGGTCACCGAGCGCGGCGGCACCGTCCACTGGGCGCGCGACGGAGTCGAGGCCAACGAGATCGTCACCCGGCTCGTCAAGGCGACGGGCAGCGGCGACGTCATCAAGGTCAAGTCGATGGCCACCCAGGAGATCGGCCTCAACGAGCACCTCGAATCGGTCGGTATCACGCCGTACGAGACGGATCTCGCCGAACTGATCGTCCAGCTTGCGCACGACAAGCCGTCGCACATCCTGGTGCCCGCGATCCACCGCAACCGTGACGAGATCCGGCAGATCTTCCTCAAGGAGATCCCGGGCGTCGACCCGGGCCTCGACAACGTACCCGCGCATCTCGCCGCCGCGGCCCGCGCCTATCTGCGCGAGAAGTTCATGACGACCAAGGTGGCGGTCTCCGGCGCCAACTTCGGTATCGCCGAGACCGGAACCCTCTGTGTCGTCGAGTCCGAGGGCAACGGCCGCATGTGCCTGACCCTGCCCGACACCCTGATCACCGTCATGGGCATCGAGAAGGTGCTGCCGCGCTATCAGGACCTCGAAGTCTTCCTGCAGTTGCTGCCGCGCTCCTCCACCGGTGAGCGGATGAACCCGTACACCTCGATGTGGACCGGTGTGACGCCCGGCGACGGACCGCAGGACTTCCATCTGGTCCTGCTCGACAACGGTCGCACCGCCGCGCTCGCCGACCGGATCGGGCGCGAGGCGCTCAACTGCATCCGCTGCTCGGCCTGTCTCAATGTCTGCCCGGTGTACGAACGGGCCGGCGGTCATGCGTACGGATCGACCTACCCCGGACCGATCGGCGCGGTCCTCACCCCGCAGCTCGCCGGGATGCACGCGGCCAAGGACGACCCGAACAGCTCTTTGCCGTACGCCTCCAGCCTCTGCGGTGCCTGTTTCGACGCCTGCCCCGTCAAGATCGACATTCCGTCGCTGCTGGTCGAGCTGCGCCACCAGCACACCGAGCAGTCCGGTACGACGGCGGAGAAGCTGGCCATGAAGGCCGCGGCCGGAGTGATGAAGAGGCCGAGGCTGTTCACCGCCGCGCAGAAGGGTGCGGCGATCGGCCGCGTCATCGCCGGGCGGGACGGGAAGATCTCGCATCTGCCGCCGCCGTTCAAAGGCTGGAGCGACAGCCGCGACACCGCCGCCCCGCCGAAGCAGTCCTTCCGCTCCTGGCTGACATCGGCCGAAGGCGCCGCGACGATGCGGGCCGCCGCCGACGAGTACGAGAAGAACCAGAAGAAGGAGGAGAAGTGA